From Pseudomonadota bacterium, one genomic window encodes:
- the larA gene encoding nickel-dependent lactate racemase: MNYYINYEGSKIYFSLPSEWNVISNQDISSGSGVSDVQQEVGRALNNPIGTPPLEELARPGMDVTLLFDDLQRPTPAHLAIPSILDRLNKAGIPDERINAVCALGTHPIPTLEQMEGKIGKETSRRLQGRISSHDPHSPENVVIGRTHRGTLVEVNKLVAFADLIIGIGECMPHPNNGFGGGCKIVMPGVSSYRAVADHHFTWMRHRYAKVNLLDGNPFYEEIVDAGRLSRLAFKLDFIMNEKKEVIRAFAGDPVEEHREASKYAASLYLVTLPKRPDVTITSASPLEIGVQATKALLMASYCMRAGGTIIWVASQKQAGPILPLINEMATPESANEYHRKLTKGDIPGHLKSFGISYIMQIVFYKELAEKFNVIHVTEGLSREQVEMMNFTYAGSLDEAINQTFKVMPKADVAIFPSGGNIIPGVQ; the protein is encoded by the coding sequence TTCCCTTCCATCAGAATGGAATGTAATCTCTAATCAGGACATATCCTCTGGCAGCGGCGTCAGTGATGTGCAACAGGAAGTTGGACGGGCGCTCAATAACCCGATAGGGACGCCACCACTCGAAGAGCTCGCAAGACCGGGCATGGATGTGACGCTCCTCTTTGATGACTTACAGCGTCCAACGCCTGCCCATCTTGCCATCCCATCTATTCTGGACAGACTCAATAAGGCTGGCATTCCGGACGAACGAATAAACGCTGTCTGTGCTTTAGGCACCCACCCTATCCCTACACTGGAGCAGATGGAAGGAAAAATTGGAAAGGAAACCTCCCGGCGTTTGCAGGGTCGAATCTCATCCCACGATCCCCACTCTCCCGAAAATGTTGTCATCGGAAGAACACACAGAGGAACGCTTGTTGAGGTAAACAAACTTGTTGCTTTTGCCGATTTGATTATCGGTATTGGTGAATGTATGCCGCATCCAAACAATGGATTTGGTGGTGGATGTAAAATCGTTATGCCAGGGGTTTCGTCATACCGGGCAGTTGCCGACCATCATTTTACATGGATGCGCCACCGTTATGCGAAGGTCAACCTCCTTGATGGGAATCCGTTCTACGAGGAGATTGTTGATGCAGGCCGCTTAAGCAGGCTCGCATTTAAGCTCGACTTTATCATGAACGAAAAGAAAGAGGTAATCCGTGCATTTGCTGGAGATCCCGTAGAGGAACATCGAGAAGCATCAAAGTATGCTGCCTCCCTCTATCTTGTAACTCTGCCGAAACGTCCTGATGTGACAATCACCTCGGCTTCTCCCCTTGAGATCGGCGTTCAGGCAACGAAGGCGCTTCTCATGGCAAGTTATTGCATGAGGGCAGGCGGTACAATTATATGGGTGGCATCTCAAAAACAGGCAGGCCCTATCCTGCCTTTGATAAATGAAATGGCAACCCCGGAGAGCGCAAACGAGTACCACAGAAAGCTGACAAAGGGGGATATCCCGGGCCATCTTAAATCTTTCGGAATATCCTATATCATGCAGATTGTTTTCTATAAAGAGTTGGCTGAAAAATTCAACGTTATTCATGTCACCGAAGGATTGTCCAGAGAGCAGGTAGAGATGATGAATTTTACCTATGCAGGAAGTCTTGATGAAGCCATCAACCAGACATTTAAGGTAATGCCGAAGGCAGACGTGGCAATTTTCCCATCTGGAGGCAACATCATACCCGGCGTGCAGTAA